The following coding sequences lie in one Miscanthus floridulus cultivar M001 chromosome 9, ASM1932011v1, whole genome shotgun sequence genomic window:
- the LOC136482158 gene encoding uncharacterized protein has protein sequence MKLWIRHVLMCKVQVLSLDIRRINNGWDPWLGLGNLPLVSQNVKRLKLGCVQLNDSFLDFSSCLALEVLEFDCCQFLDCHRISSQSLKFLSFRNQFDYERISRTHIYAPNLISLWLEASDGWIPLLERMPSMVEAVVKIKFSDDSYCLDCEDEDCSCYPVHGDTVGTMVLQGLSEAQSLVLWSDIREVYSCLQSIFSRDLKCCPIFTNLKTLSLNEYWCMPGEFSSLTCILEHSPVLEKPTLQLFCKEPKSKVEMRGSPDTTERSNAISEHFKKVDVKCEVVDEKVLNVLEFLSKHSIYDGNRGSI, from the exons ATGAAACTCTGGATCCGGCATGTTCTGATGTGCAAAGTCCAAGTGCTAAGCCTTGATATTAGACGGATTAACAATGGCTGGGACCCCTGGCTTGGTCTGGGCAATCTGCCTCTCGTCTCGCAGAATGTGAAGAGGCTAAAGCTCGGATGTGTACAACTCAATGATAGCTTCCTTGACTTCTCCAGCTGCCTGGCATTGGAAGTCCTTGAGTTCGATTGTTGTCAATTCCTTGACTGCCATAGGATTTCATCACAATCTCTAAAGTTTCTAAGCTTCAGGAATCAATTCGATTATGAAAGGATTTCTCGCACTCATATTTATGCCCCGAATCTCATTTCACTGTGGCTTGAAGCTAGTGATGGCTGGATTCCTTTGCTTGAGAGAATGCCCTCCATGGTGGAGGCAGTTGTTAAAATCAAATTTTCCGATGACTCTTATTGTCTGGATTGTGAGGATGAGGACTGCTCTTGCTATCCAGTACATGGTGATACTGTTGGCACTATGGTTCTCCAAGGTTTATCAGAAGCTCAGAGTTTGGTGCTATGGTCTGATATTAGAGAG GTTTATTCGTGTTTGCAGTCTATATTCAGTAGGGACTTGAAATGTTGCCCCATATTTACTAACTTGAAGACTCTGTCACTCAATGAATACTGGTGTATGCCTGGGGAATTCAGTTCGCTTACATGTATTCTAGAACATTCACCTGTTTTAGAGAAGCCCACCCTTCAACTATTTTGCAAG GAACCCAAAAGTAAAGTGGAAATGAGAGGAAGCCCTGATACAACAGAAAGGTCAAATGCAATATCAGAACATTTTAAAAAAGTGGACGTTAAATGCGAAGTGGTCGATGAAAAAGTGCTGAATGTTTTGGAGTTCCTCAGCAAACATAGCATAT ATGACGGGAACAGAGGGTCAATCTGA